One genomic window of Pagrus major chromosome 22, Pma_NU_1.0 includes the following:
- the nkx2.4b gene encoding NK2 homeobox 4b, which produces MSFSPKHSTPFSVTDILSPMEDSYRRFGGMDHAAGSLGSQLGAYRQQQVPQPGMTHQQQAQQHQQPPHLHHHHHHHHHHHLSSSTSSSSSSSSSATAAAAAAALGPGGPYHVPHGVPQFSGAVGGFCNSGIGNVGDLPSYQETVRSGGAAAAAAAAAWYSNPEPRYPTISRFMGPSGGMNMSGMVGSLAGMDSTKSMVSLHAAPRRKRRVLFSQAQVYELERRFKQQKYLSAPEREHLAGLIHLTPNQVKIWFQNHRYKLKRQAKDKSTQQLQDGGGGGSGGGLCATTHRSSSVSPVLSKKSCRNDSSGSNQIGNRQGGSGEALTGTPQQQQQQQQQQQQQQQQQQQQVNQLSSTEELEDLSPSPPLGLHAQINMTQTDAALIEYTNSMIGSNLLYGRTW; this is translated from the exons ATGTCCTTCAGCCCAAAGCACTCCACTCCCTTCTCAGTCACCGACATTTTGAGCCCGATGGAGGACAGCTACCGAAGGTTTGGAGGGATGGATCACGCCGCGGGGAGCCTCGGGTCCCAGCTGGGCGCCTACCGGCAGCAGCAGGTCCCTCAGCCCGGTATGACGCATCAGCAGCAGgcgcagcagcatcagcagccgCCTCATCtgcaccatcatcaccaccaccatcaccatcaccacctgtcctcctccacttcatcctcatcctcctcctcttcttcagccacagcagcagcagccgccgcAGCTCTGGGACCCGGCGGGCCCTACCACGTGCCCCACGGGGTGCCGCAGTTCTCCGGGGCCGTCGGCGGGTTCTGCAACAGCGGCATCGGGAACGTGGGAGACCTGCCGTCCTACCAGGAGACGGTGCGCAGCGGAGgggcggcggcggcagcggcgGCCGCGGCGTGGTACAGCAACCCCGAGCCCAGATACCCGACAA TTTCCAGATTTATGGGCCCCTCCGGCGGGATGAACATGTCCGGGATGGTGGGCAGTCTGGCCGGGATGGACTCCACAAAGTCCATGGTGTCGCTGCACGCCGCGCCGCGCAGGAAGCGGCGGGTGCTCTTCTCTCAGGCGCAGGTGTACGAGCTGGAGCGGCGCTTCAAGCAGCAGAAGTACCTGTCCGCCCCGGAGAGAGAGCACCTGGCCGGACTGATCCACCTCACCCCGAACCAAGTGAAGATCTGGTTCCAGAACCACCGCTACAAGCTGAAGCGGCAGGCCAAGGACAAGAGCACGCAGCAGCTACAGGacggtggaggtggaggaagcgGTGGAGGTCTGTGCGCGACGACCCACCGCTCCTCCTCCGTGTCCCCGGTCCTCTCCAAGAAGAGCTGCCGGAACGACTCCAGCGGCTCCAACCAGATCGGAAACCGACAGGGCGGCTCGGGAGAGGCCTTGACCGGGACCccgcagcaacaacaacagcagcagcagcagcagcagcagcagcagcagcagcagcagcagcaggtgaaccAGCTGTCCTCcacggaggagctggaggattTGTCCCCGAGTCCGCCGCTGGGACTGCACGCTCAGATCAACATGACGCAGACGGACGCGGCGCTAATCGAGTACACAAACAGCATGATCGGCTCCAATTTACTGTATGGGAGAACTTGGTAG